CCCCATTCAACAATAgcaattttattcattaaaataaaaatgattttaaaatcgCACCAAATATAGATtacaatttactcattttttccCTAAAGTTTTTAAAGAATTGGTCCCAaacaaatttttctaatttttctatttataattcaattttatgtttataaatttatatttatgattttttgtttttctacaacatttatacatgtaatatatttaatatattatattccaAATAATTTTTACACGTATTAAAACTAGTTATATAATCCTTATACCACCTTTGTAAGCCTTACACATACCCTCTATACGTGAACCTTATATCAAGTGGACCTCTAATATTATGTAACTCCACAATGAACTCAGAGGACCTTTGCACAAGGCTACCTTTGTCAAAGCACGTGAGATTTGATGCTCCTTGATTGCTCAATCTTCCTaagacatcacactatcaacataAAAGATTATATCGCCGTCGTTACAAGAAGATAAGAAGTGGCTTTGCTATTAATGAGATTCGAACATGTGACCTCCCTTGTCTTGCATATATAAGTTCATTACACTAAAGAGATCATCGAACACATAATCAAACACTAAGAACACTATTTCCTCTCCACTCTCTCCTCCTTAACCATTCTCTCAGCCTTTCTTCCATTGTCGAACACTTTGGCTCTTCGCCCAATCAGGGTGAACTATCATCATTACCACCATTTATTCCTTCTTATCGACTCTACATGTCAACAATaatctatactattaataaagtTCTTGACTGAATTGGTGTTACAAGTCAATCGGGTATCAACTCGATTAAAGAAATTACGTAAATAtccttttataatgaaaataagttatattatttgagggtacTTTAATATTCTAAgtttaacaaaacaaataataatatgcaTATGGTAATATTTAAACTCATACCAACTAGATTAGTAAAACCTTAAGTTTACCactcaactaaaattttattttattatttttcatatatttttattttaatgctgcatatgtttcatttattattaattaatttcaaactatagtattattatttattatatattattttcgcatacactattatatttttaatatgtggTCTCTAAATATATATGCGCATAGTAAAATTTCTAGTAAgtaataatatagtaataaaaaataaaagggtattctTCATAGACTATAGAGAATGGTGCTTTAAAAGAAAATGCTTCTCaatcaaatcaaaatgaatTTCCATATATATCCCTGGAATTAGCTATCCTATCTGGCATGCATTAGAAAACCAAtaacgaaaaaatatataaagaggGCCCCACTGTAGATTTACTTATAAGCTAAATCGAACCGTggctcaatttttaaatttattttcagccttgtttttatatgaatttaaaaattcaaaagtaattttttttaatattaatattaatatgttttataattaaaattaaaattaaataaaaaatatattttaataaataataatataaactgAACCGaacaaatccaaaattaaatttatctcatCGACCTTTGGTACCAACAATCATGTTAAGATGATCTGGAAATTCGCTGGCCTATCTCATTAGATGGGGCCCACCCCTCATTAATCattcttaatcaaaattatcaCTAATTATTAACCAAACAAAATTCCAAACCGATTTTACCAATACACCCTTTCCCTAATTTataactctctctctctctctctcttaagCGACACACACAGAGATAAAAAGAGggggggagagagagagagagagcattTCAATCACCGTGATGGCGGCGGCGGCTCATATAGATATAGAGCCAGCAATACCCGAAGAAGAAACGACGTCGAATTCCCTTATACGAAACACTCGTTGCTGCTTCTGTTTCCCTTGCTTCAGCTCCCGTCGTACGCCTGCCGTTGGCGTAGCCTTTTGGCAGCGGATAGGTTCGTCCCACGTCCAGTCCGATACTGGCTTCTGGTCCTCAAGTGTTAGAGCCTTCAAGAAGGTTCGAGAGTGGTCCGAGATCGTCGCCGGCCCCCGCTGGAAGACTTTTATCAGGCGATTCAACCGTAGCAAAAGTGGGGGCGGAATCGTCTCCGGCGGTAGGCATGGGCAATTCCATTATGATCCTTTGAGTTACGCTTTGAATTTCGACGAAGGCCCGGGACAGAATGGTAATTTGGAAGACGATAATGATTTCGGTGCCTTTCGGGCTTTCTCAACCCGTTACGCTCTTGTTCCCGGTTCGGAGAAAACACCATTGGCGTAGATGACGCCGAGTGGATCATGTACAGTGAACCGGTGACGTCACTACGGCGTGGCTTCTTCGTTTACTTTTATATGATAAGATGGCACATTGTAGGGTTATTTTTGCTTAATGGATAGGTGGGTGGGTTGGGGTGATAGTGAAAGGTGAGGATGAAGCGTATGGGATTAAGATTAGATTTTGTATGTATTCATTTTTGGGCTTTTTCTGATTTTGGAGCTTTTAAGTTATTTCGCttttaattttcctaattatgtaaatataaaataggttTATATCTCATAAATTCCTTCCCAAAGCTAAATTTCTTACATTTAATTATCCCtctcattaattaaaataatcaattagtCATTTAAATATATTGACAAACTAATCAGTTGGCaacatttgataatttttcatttaatttaataatttttcacaaaaatatattaaaattgatataaatttataaatattttaaaaatctaataaattataaaattaataaaacatattaaaaattttataaagacgtataaatttatttaattttaatattttcaacatttttattaattttgggaattctaatattttttagttttaaatattttaaacaagttttcttaattttataattttttaataatttattaagatttttatattttttataatatttagggTTAAGTAGTGATTTTCCTCTAAACTATACCTCGTTCCTCAAAGTGATAGCtgtagttttttcttttcttttctttctcaatttagtACAGTTTTATTCCGTCAACCACAGTAACGTGGcacaatatttattaaattttttttcccaaattttctttttatttccattttatctTTACATGGATGATGGAtcaatttcctttttcatgtttttacattttatgtaTTCATCATCACCATGGGTAACAACACATCATCATTCATCAGTGTCACCATTACCAAACCatatttctctctcttttatttcttcatcATCACCATCACAAACAACGCTTCATGCAAAAGctggaattgaaagaataagTCAATTTGAAGCATAGATTTAAACTCGACGACTGCAATGAATTTGTGTACACTATTTTTATGccggtttaaaaataataaaatagttgcCGAAATCTTGGAATGGTCACCAGAATCTGGGATTTATCCCTGGAATctcaaaatttatgaattttccGGCAAAATTGTGAATTTTCTGATGGACggtgtcgaaactatttttttgaaaacaaaaaattagttgtcgacctttaaaaaaaattttggagtcgccaccaatcctttattgaggtgtgattggatcacctaaaatggctttggtctacgagttttagaaaaatggatccgggagtcgattacatacgaggaaggattagcaccctcgttacgcccagacattggtacctagttgattaattagtgtcttaatgtcgagagttaataaatactatccttagttaaattaaattatttattaagactttctcattttaaaaagaaaaatatcacactcaatgcgttaggacacaacattttattctcttcaggatgagttagtccaaaaaaaaatcgtgtaataaaatttaagaaaatatttaattgtttaaaatttatgaagaaatcgcagcccaatacgttaggacacaatttcttaaaatcccaaacattcaatatttcctttatttttttaaaaaaatctttatctcgagaaatcaacgtgtcacatccaatacgttaggacacaacatattgaaatcccaatgacaagttttattttgtttgattaaaaagcaatcctcgattgttagattttacgaagaaaatcggaacccaatacgttagggctcagttttcttgaaaatcctaaatacgagtattatctctattttgaaaacttttgaataaaatgattttgatgcttGAAAGATATCGAACATAGCCTTTTAAGCGAATAGAATgcgataaatgataatatacaaCATGGAGCGATAATTcagtaaataaaacatacactaatgaatgataaataataaatgaattgaaagaaaatacataaacctatttaagagagaatttaaaggtaatagctaaaataatatgaaatcaataatatatagaataaaaataatttattacaaattacatatgtatatataaaatagtattgtataaaagcattttcatataaatctttaagacatataaatatgtaaagtgaattttgaaaatatattacaaaataggaatatcaaagaatatatacaaatcgtgttgaatttacctaaaatataaaaaagtgtgataaattgaaataatagcaatatatattgaatatcaaaataatgatacattataatttttcaaaagggtaatatatatacatataattcaataaacttaTAGCCATAATACACATAaacgtaaaataaaatgaaaaatactaagcttaatcattaaaatagtattagattcaaaattaaatatttaaaaaaatagtggaGTAAGAAATCAAGCACATTGAATTAATAAGGATttaaattgaagaattaaaggaaaaaaaatgaagggcccaattaaaaggcgcgaataactcatagggctcgaatggaaaaatatctccatcctttgaaaTCCATCACTTTATTagggataaataaataaataaataaaattcgcagtggtatcaccttctcccttttttaaaatcgtaaataagcaaaaaaataatcgagaaaaaaaacagtaagccacctttaaaaaaactgccaatcgttcttccttttttattgatttttctccTCTTCCTCCCCCTtctacaatgaagggagaggcctctatttatagttgagcctctcCAAATCCAActgtacagatcaattacatcaacggctaagattaaagggtatctacaaattaaatctctaagattacaaaatcatatcttccaaggttgcatatcatatccaagattgcatatatcatatctaagattgcatatccttgaagattatgtttccataagcttgtagatagaccttcaacctttttaagtaatgggccattccgatcagaccaaataatataattttgtactggacttagactttattttattattgtgagctcgggctaaaattgggtattacagacgGAATTCATGctttgaacaacaagaaataaactaaaaggaaagaaataacaagagaaaacaatttaaaagaaaggaaagggaagaaataaaaagcttttagatttttttttattgagaaAATTGTATGGATGAACAAAATTCGAATTTGAttcaaacaaatcaaaaaaaaaattgaatttcgagttattcgaattattcaagtCAACTCAATTAAGTAATTCAAATTTCgggttcgaatcgagttgaattttacaaattggatAACTCAAATAATAGATTGGTATAAACACCCTTTTGGTTCctatcaagtttaaaaatgaacaaattgatctttctctcaataaaattacaaaaaaattaaaatcattttaaaaattcaaaataacttttaaaagtcaaaatatttataaaattccaaattttatatttttaaaaatataaaaatttaaaaattctaaaaaatacacaaagaaagttaaaaattttaaaaaatctagaaTAATAACTatgggacctaaataagttaattaatggtttaagtttatcatactaaaatattttttattttactttgaaaaagttttcaaatatatatggtttcaaatttatgtgctctaacatggaGTTAATTATATTGCAACAAGATTTTAATctgacatatttaattttttttaatttaactcgagcaatttaactcaattcaactcaactcaatttgaaaaaaaaatcaaatcaaattaggaTGATAAACTAAGTCTCGTCAACTCGAAAATGTTCTctcgattcgatcgaacgctcaccTTAGAGAAAAGGAGAATAATCCACGTTAAAAGGAATAAAGAGATTTCTAGAATTTTTTCtcgataaaataaaaaagtaatgaaattttgaaaataattattttataataaatattgtcACATGTCGATCGTTGATTGGTTCAACATTGCCACATCATTTTGTGTAACGACATGGGTAAAGTGGTGGACGGAATAAAACCACAAGTACCaaatagagaagaaaaaaaaaccataggTACATCATTGAGGAATGAGGTATAATTCAAGAGGCAAATCACTATTTAaccttaatatttataagtttttataatttttaataattttaataagtatatataaattttaatatttataatatttataattcttttataatattttaatattcgtatggaaaaatattatattaaaccaCAAGTCGTTATATGTTACTATCGATTGGTtcgtcaatttattttaatgatcaATGTGAACAATGATGGGAACTATTAACGaagaaacttaattaattattttaattaacaacaaaagctaaataaatacaaatttagtACAAAagcttaatttatattttttacattttcttaacgattttttaacatataaacctATAAAATAAGTATGAATTAAGCAATATTAGGGGCATTTGGTGCATTTTATGATTTCAACTCAACCTAATTTTAATGGAATGTgatgatgttttatggtatacTTTCTCAAAGTATTAAACCTCATACACTTTATATAACTTTCAGAAGGATAAAACAATTCTTGAATGTGACATTTTTTCTCTTTAGATTCCTTTtaacctaaatttattttcgaatTTAGATTTGGGATTGATATTTAGTAATTCTTGTAAATGtgattatcaattaaaatttcaagaaaattatgtCAATTCAGTTTTAGTTCAGTTGGCATTAGTAATGTTGTCAATGTAAGAAACCATGGGTTTGAGTGCattgaagcacattatcctcttatttaagggttgaggaGGGATTATAAATCATTCTAAGCATTGTATCACAAAATAAAGATTAGAAATCGTAATACTATACTCATATAAAAGaaagtacataaaaaaattcaagaaaattaatCACTTAGGAATGTAATTGCATCTTATAATAAATTGATGAAAGGGAATGAGTTGTTCGAAATAGAAAGCaacattttttttgaagttgaaCAAGTTTATGTAAAAAgcatgtttattaaaaaaaacttgtaaataAATCATCATCTATCTTGGGTTGTTGGTTTCAGCATTTGGTTGTTGAATTTAGAAATAAGGGTCCAAATAGcctttgaattatttaaaaaaaaaatcaattgagctCTCGAACTAGcgaatttcataaaaaaaaatttttgatcGTCATTGGATGTTAACTGACTGATGTAGTCATTAATGACGCTAGCGTAGTTATTAACAACATTGATGTGGTTGTTAGCCCTAATGTGGCCGTTAACGATGTTGATATGGCTTTTCTGATGGAATTCACCAATTTGAGAGCTCAATTAAGTATAAAAGGTTATAAggagtttaattgattttttttttggaataattctTGGGATAGACacttttttcttcaatctaTTTGAAGTAATAgtttttagttgtttatttaaagattttatacaaaaattttaaaagacaaaaaaatcataataatatttattagttaaaaaattaagtttttttcaattaaattaataccaAATTAACTAGTACACCCATTAACCAACTTAGCTTTATATACAACTTTAACCAAACTTGCAAATTAAACAAAGAAATCAATTAAACAACTTCAAAACCCTATATACATGTCACAAATCgaaataaccaaattaaaaggTATCGAAACAGAAACTTGATAGTGTGATCCTTGAAGTTGATCCGTTCGACTAGTTCCACAAAACATTAACTACAGAAAAGAAGAACAAACAGAGTAAGCTTAAATAACTTAATAAgttcataaatgaaattcaaataaacTTACCTCAACTAACAATGTAAAAACTAATATAGCTTAGATTAATTTAACTTGATAGACATGTACGAGAAATCACACGATTAATACAAGATTAGTTCCTCAAATAATTTATGCTCATTAACGGTTTAACCAAAACCTTTGTGTACATCACatagacatttcatttcatcaatacCAAATAAAAGGTTCAAACATGTTATTACTTTACTACAATCTTTTTAATGGATGATCATTGAAAATATCAAGTCATTTTGAGATTAATCGTAATTTTCATAGCCTGATGAACTATAACAACAATATTTGGATATATAGGTTTCCCAAAACACACTAGAGAGCATTGAAATACTAATAGAGGCATCGAAGTGCAGTCTTGTACAAGCGCGCGTTTTAACTCTATTGGCATGCCAAACATAACCTAATCGTTTACTATGTTCAAACGAGCATTTTCCCAAAATtcttaacatttataaattagaGGCACTTCCATGATATCCGTACACAAGTTGTAAATCTGTTACATTCATTCGACGATCATATAACtcatatttcataatcattCATCAATTTCCAATTAAATACTATATCTcaccttataattaattgtaaacaatttatatttacaaTCCAATATCAAATATTCAACCACATctcaattttaaactaattcaaattatcataaattataaatatatatgcattcatccatactatgaacttacctaagaTATTCTATCGATTGACTTGTAGGTACTAATCCGCGATTTTCCCCTTTCCTCGGTTATCCTCCGTACGGTTCAATTCTTGAtcaatataatgattaaattcaatttatcaaattcaaatacattATCAAACTCACTTCTATGCATGTGacctttaaatttcattttacaattcttccctaaacttttatactttattcaatttagtcattaacaCCAAAACTATTTAAATTGTTACATTTAACCCCCAAAACTCTCAACCGAATTTATTACTACTCCAAAACAGCCCACACATGCTGATATTTTGCAAGAAAAACATGAcatagttaatttatttttaatttaatccctaaatattaaaactatataaaatcactttacaaactagCCTAAAATCATCGACAAACTTCAAACCAAAACATTTACCactaaaaagcataaaaattttcaatggtgaattttcaacacaaattagtccttgggcTAGATAAACCAAGTtacaacgatttcaaaaacataaaatttacgagaaACAAACTCAAAACGAACTTATATGTAAGAGATTATCAATGGCCAAACCTTCAAATCCCTTCAATGgtgttttattttctatttttggtggAAATTGTTAAGGAAGGTGATAacgtatttatttttctttaatttatgaTCATATTAAcctaattacaattttacccttaatcttTTCATCCAAACAAACTAATTTCTAACCTTTAACCGTCCATTAACACAAACAATGGTATTATTGGGTTATAAATCCATCCACTTATAATAATTAAGCCATTTAGTCCATAAAATTCAATAGCAATTAAGTTTTACaccattttatgatttagtcatttttctttaattaactagtcaaacaataaaatttcgaATTGTACATTCGTGCCAATCtaataactctgtaaatatttaataaaaatatttatgaatcgATTTAAAAAAACGAGGTCCTAATATcccattttccaaaaccacttgacttttgagACAAACCACTTATACTTAACTATTTGTTCAATTAGCATAATTTAATCCAATCAAAGCTCATTATATACTATATTTGAcccatataaataaaataataagatttacAGACTCATtagtcagatttgtggttctgaaaccactgtttccaacaccactgaaaacgaCTAGTATCATTACGAAATTCTTTGACAGAGAAGTCTGAACTGATTTAGGCGACCCTCTTTTACTAAAATCTTGAGATCTCATATTTGActgtcttttatatttaaaaatctctttcattttctatgCACGCTCTAACAGTTCCACAAATTCCCATAATTTTGAAGCTAAGACCAACAttcaaatttgatcatttaacccatcttcaaaacaaatatacatCTCCTCTTCAAAGGACACAATATTTCGAGCCTATTTCCTTGCTTCAACTCAAGgaactctttctttttcttatataagtACAGACGactaacatatttctttttgaactcagatagaaagaaatctcaATTAATCCAATCATTGGAACCATAGCTGTCAACGTAAGCCACTAGAAGTATGTTTCATCTTTCAATAATTAAATAGCTCATTTCAGGTTGTCCTCAGGTGAACACATTAATTATACAAAAACTCTTTGTGTTTTCTCAAGCCAGCATTTAGCACTAGTAGGATCATCGTGAACTTTTACTCCTACATTCTTCAGCCCCTACACTTACGAATTTTATCAATAGGAGGGCCATAAACTATTGTTGATGTAGGGTTTTGAGGACACAGAGGTGCCGGAGGAGGCACAGTCGGGGGTGGAGGTTACGGAGCCGCAGGGTTGGCTCTCATAAAATCGTTATACCACTGGTTCAATGTACCGTAAAAAAACTTTTCATTTCACTATTAAACGATTGCAGAACTAACACACTTTGACTTGCTTCCTGATCAGAAACTTGAATATTACTTTTAGCTTCATTCACTACGGCACGATTTGATTTGGCCGACATCTTGTATCTATAGGAAAAATAGAATCAGAACGAATTaaaagcatcacactatcacatgtATGTGTGGCATGTATATTCTAGACTTAATACGTgttacgttagtcctagaatcgactaaactatAGCTCTAATGCCACTAGATGTTATACTCGATCCGGCCGCTCAACCCAAGTATAAGgtattatgaaaataaactttcataaaagaatttaataacGATCAAATGATTCATTATGAATCATTTCCATGctaattaatccttttaggacctaaatcgagcttacgaaacatttaaaacaaaccgggatcaaatttgggttaaattgaaacttttacaaaaacttaagtaaaatgtgtaaataggggtcacacggccacgTGGAAGAGACCAGCCTGTGTGGCTACTCTATATGCTCTTGTTCTCAGATcgtttacaatttgaataaaagGTCACACAGTTGTATAACTAGgtcatgtaactctctgagacCATGTGAACAATCCTGCACCAAAGTTATAAAACCATAAGACTATGTCATAAGACCGTGTAGGGCACACTGCCATGTGGCAGACCGTGTCATAGGTCATGTATGCCTAAAAACACCTTTAAACACAAGCCATTTGACTCAAATTTTCTTAGGATCCAAGCCATCCATTAACCTATATGCAAACCTAttcaaaatatgtcaaaacatgccaaattatTCCAATTCACAaacaacctaagtgcctaaccaatatgccctcattgacaccaaagtttaaacataaacatcaaTCCATCAAACAAAAGCCATATTCAACATGTTAGTCTCACTCAAACATCAATAAAGTACCAAATACCACATGCCACATCCATTCAATTATACCACCTTCTAAAGGCCAACCTTTTCATCCCAAAATCATAAGTTACTAAAaccaaaatgaccatttccaCATCTATTCATCAAATAAGACACCAATACCAACtaccatttcaatacattaAAACCAAATCATGCTTACCATTTAAATGACACAAAACACCATTCCCCAATTAGGATCAACATGGTATTTCAACTAGCTACATCACATTCATCACAAGCTTAATCATAAAACAcaaacttaaatttatatacaactTTAATCAAGTTTGCAAATTTAACAAAGACTTCAACTTAACAACTTCAAAACCCTATATGCATGCCACAATAaccaaatcaaaagcaaccgaAACAGaagcttgatagtgtgagcCTTGAAGTTGATCCGTCTGACTAGTTCTATAAAATGTTAACTACAGAGAACAAGAACAAACATAGTAAGCTTAAAtatcttagtaagtttatagatgaaattcaaatcaatttaccTCAATTAACAATGTAAAAACTGATATAGCTTAGATTAATTTAACCTGACAATCAAGTATGATAAATTACACGGTTAGTACAAGATTAGTTCCTCAAATAATTCATGCTCATTAACGGTTTAACCAAAACCTTCATATACATCACatagacatttcatttcattaataccaaataaaacattcaaacatGTTATTACTTTAATATAAACCTTTTAATGGATAATCATTGAAAATACCAAGTCAT
The window above is part of the Gossypium raimondii isolate GPD5lz chromosome 9, ASM2569854v1, whole genome shotgun sequence genome. Proteins encoded here:
- the LOC105798334 gene encoding uncharacterized protein LOC105798334, translated to MAAAAHIDIEPAIPEEETTSNSLIRNTRCCFCFPCFSSRRTPAVGVAFWQRIGSSHVQSDTGFWSSSVRAFKKVREWSEIVAGPRWKTFIRRFNRSKSGGGIVSGGRHGQFHYDPLSYALNFDEGPGQNGNLEDDNDFGAFRAFSTRYALVPGSEKTPLA